The Populus nigra chromosome 4, ddPopNigr1.1, whole genome shotgun sequence genome contains the following window.
ATCTAGGCCATCATCCACACTGACTCGCgagggtaaaaataaaaagaaaataattttaaaagatgtaaCTCAACTGATtaagttttagatttattttttttagagattattAGTTCAAATCTCATAAATCTCAAAGTTATTAGagatttatatgatcattaactttagaGCCAATAAAATTAGTCAATGTGTGTGCAAGTTGGACCAGGCATccacattcatattaataataataataataataaaaagaaatgcttAATTATTACCCAAGGGATCTTAACGACATGCTGCATCTTCGTTGTCGATGCTGATCGCTGCCTTTAGCAAGCCactaacaattatattttcgCAAGTATAAAATCCTCATATTCCtctcttttcctctcttttcttttctttttaacaagCTTTCTCAGCACTCGAAAATCTTAGGCGCCAACAATATTGATTGCCTCGAGGAAGGGTAATTAATGAGGGTGTTAATTTCCAATTTTCCAGAGCAACAAGAGTGGCTTGCCTAGCCCGGCCGGGAACTGATGGATCAAGAGCCTTTGCAAGAGATTGTTTCTCAATCTCCCGATGGCATCTGATGCTGCCCTAATCAAAGCAAAATCAGGTGTGCTCTTATGCACTGAGATCCTGACTCCTAAAAAGCTGAGATTGGctgaaatatttgaaataacatttctttattttgaaaaaaaaagaagttcgTAAAACCATGAAATACTTTAGTAAAGCGACACAAAGCCACTCTCAAATCAGGCTGTTTTAATCTTACAATAAAAGGGGAAGAACATTTTCTGCTTTAGCGCTCTCGttgttttgttcctttttttcaatttaaaatgagAGGGCTGGCCTTGTTTTAGGAACAGCATCAGCTCATGCACATGCAGTTAACCATGAGGATGtccttcaaattatttttctttgcttttctttttctccaatACGATGGGCCAACCCTAATAAGATGTATTTTAAAGCAATCAAAATTGGGTGGTAATTATTAGTGTCTTTAATTGCTGTACTCTCATATGAATGCCTGGATAACTCATGATGTTTTTCGAAAGTTATAGTCGCTTttgcaattaaattttttatttataaataggtttttaaaaaattataaatcatgggtttttttttaactaaaatttaaaaaaataataattttaaggaCCATATATCATAATATGGGTGtgtattaattaagaaatatttttaaatatataattataacaaaactCAAACCATACTATATAAACAAGCTGAGCATAAACTTACCCAACCTAATTAGTATTCTGAGGGGGGTAagcaaacataaaacaacaaatgTGAATTCAGAAATGTTCCTGTGCTAACTTTTGTGTTCAATGAAGAGAGTAATGACTAGGAACTAGGAAATCTGGCCTTTTATCACAAGGACCTTGTTTCTTTTCCCTGTTGTCTCCCAAGTACAAAAGCCAGATCCCTTAAAGCACAGACAACTTCTTCATATAGTGCAGACTTGCTAGATATAGAGgcattttgagagagagagagtgtaaACAAGAGACATGGCATCTGAGGCAGAAGACGAGCCAATCTTCATACCACCAAGGCTACTGCTGATGCCAAAACCACATGCACATTTACAGTCACCAGAGAGGTCAGGGACACTAACCCCACCACTCCAAACTTCAGCCTCTGTTCCATTTCGGTGGGAGGAAGAGCCTGGCAAACCCTGGGAGAGCACCGCCCTGGTCCCCAGGGCCATCAACTTTCCACAGAAGTCCCTAGAGTTACCTCCGAGGCTGTTAATAGACACCAACATGACCAAACTATCTTCACCCACCACAGTCTTGGAGGGTCCTTACATGGGCAAGTCATCAAGATTTCAGTCTTCTTCGTTCAGAATAATCAGATCAAGGGAATGTTATGGGTCCTTTCGCAGTTGTAGTCCTGAGAAGGGTCAGCTTGGCACCGTAGTTCCTAGCAAGAGGAGAGTCAAAGAGAAAGGCAGGTTTCTGGGTTCATGGAGTTGGGTAAGGAGGGGTTTGAAGGGTAAGAGAGAGTCTGGTGGGGGTAGTTATGTCTTTCCATCTTCAGTGGATAGGGAACCTGCTGATCATTGCGTCAATGAAGAGGAAGAGATGATCAGTAGCAGCGACAACGTCAAGATGACTAGGTCAGGGAGTCTCTCTGCTGTCTCTAATGCCAGGTCTCAATTCTGGGTTAGTTCTCGTCTTAACCTTCCTAAATTTCCTATCATTCTTACTTATGTGCGATTCTTGAGTGAATTACTAGGAATTACCTTTCCTCAAGTAAAGAATAGAATTTCCGTACTCTTTGAGCAAAAAATAATCTATTCTGATTCTTATATCAGGAACTAGCGATTTTCCTCTTCTAATCTCTTCATTAGtcacaaaagattttttttttttcgcatTCTAAAACTAGCTTTTCACTTCTTTAAAGTTTAACAAATGAGTTtgtgaaataacaaaacaacaaaattatacAGTCATAAAAGGCCATGAGTGAACAGCCTCAATTCTGCTGGTAATTTGAACAAATAATTCAGGAGAGGTCCCATTTCACCTGCCGAAGCAGCTTGCTAAGTGCAATAATGTTAGCCTTTTGCTTGGAGTAGGTTGTTAGAGTGGGCTCCAAGAGCGTGGTCAGTATAAATTTCAGTGTGCACAGTAGCCATTCGAGCTTCGATTACTATAAAGAAACCACTGTGTTGACATTTTGCAGGCGAATGTTTACGAGGGCTTGAAGCAGGTGGTGCCTTGGAGGAGCAAGGAGCTGAAGAAAGACCACGGGCTTCTGATTTGACATATCGTGGGGTCACAACAGGATAGAAAAAGTCCAATTAATTATCTGTACACCGCTAGGGATGGTCCTATATTCTATCGACCTTCGATATTTCTCTTTCAATGAAAATTACGTTTTTATTGTGGCATTTCCCACCGCCCCGTGCTTGTTCTCCTACTATGCTGTCATCTGCACCGGTTTTGGAAGGGCCTTCACCTGCAACCTTCATCTGATCAGTCAAAAGAATTACAGGACCCTTTTGTGACGTGGTCGGAGATGGCAGCAATTTGATGGTATTGTCAAATGCATTAGGAGTGcaagcttttcttttcttttttgatgaaTAGCAGTAAAAGCTTTTTGCGAAGACTGAAATGTACTTTTGATGGTTCGCTTAGAGTGAGCAACAGTCCTACATGCAAGAAGTGTTCAGATAAAGAATGAAATCACCGCTGCCATTTATATTCTGCATGCACTGCCTAAAACCGCAAGCCCCTGCCCATTATCGATCTCTTAATTATCAGATGTTTACAAACCAAACTTCTATTGAATTGAAGTCAGTACATGACCAACAACTAGAATCTTCTTTCGGTGAGCCGCGTTAAACATTTTAGAGCATTACCCTTAAAATCCTGCTGGTACACGCACCCTCCACCATCAACATTTTGCATATGAAAATAGAAGAGATTACCAGTCGATCAGGTTGCCTCAACTGGGCTTGCCAGCTACAATCTGTATAGCTGGAAACATTTTGATTGTCTCTCCTTGGTAATTTGACCGGTTGAATCAcagaaacaatttaaaatttagttattCATCATTACCATAAGCTACGGTGGCTAGCAGCCCATAATAATATGATACCCatatgatattaatattaatatagatattaaaGAATCCACTCCTGCGGCCTCTGTAATGAGGAGATTCAAATTCAgctgataaaaatacaaatgagTTTTGGAGGAAAATGAAGCTAGCTTTGCTTAAAGTGCAATCAACTTGACAAGAAAACATTCATATGCTTACACAAAACAGGTTGATGCCCAACATTCAATATTTATGAGGGTTCCATCATGTAAAAAGGTAAGACTTATTTCACGCTGTTAGGATTCGGAAAAAAGAGTGACAATACAATAGGGCTGGGGGAACGTTTGAAACTCTGCCACTTGCTTCAACAAATGATTCATCCCTGCCTTTTGCCTGTCATACCTGCAAGCACCTGCAAAAAAGCGAGACATCAATactcaaaaacatataaaggaACGATAGCATAGTTGGAAATTCTCATGATGATGGTTCAAGGATGTTAAATGCCCTTTCACTATCACAAACTTGGCTTAGCCCTTTGATGCCCAATTAAGTACAGCAcctaaaacaacaaaatcaagcATGCAACACGTCCCTGCAAGGTACTAACAAACCTCCAAGGCTTTGATAATTTAGACATGTGGTTTCAGCAGGTTTATGCATTCTTCATCTAAATATAATCATAAACTTACAAAAACAGAACAAATGAAgggaaattgaaaatgcataaCCAtgcaaaattttgttaaaatatgCAAACAACCAATTAGCTGTAACCTGATACAAACCAAGCTAGGTCTGAATTTTACCTTAAAATGATTACTGGCCAGTTTTGCAAGATTGAGCATATCTCTCAAACTATATATTGGgtcgagctgaaattttacagcGAGATACTAGATATATGGAGCTATATTGTGGTAagatttcaggtcaatcagagtttggaaacatattttttaaattgattgaagtTGTTACTGTTTTGATATATTCATCGAGAAAGTATTCTTTCTTGGCTTTTTTCGGCCCAATCAATCCAGATCTGAAATGAGTTAATTTTGGACAGAAAAAGGAATTAAATGAGGCTTATTTAGGCTCTAAGCTTATGCACAGACTTGGGCTAAGAGGGTTCCTAATGCTTGGATTCATTGAAGAATTGAATATATACTTTGCAAGGATTCCATGTCCCATATAGACTTGATGTGGCGGCATCTAAGAGGATCTTTCTCTTatgtttattttccttattttgcAGGTATTCCTAGCATATCAAGGAGACTAAGAGGATacaatataagaaaagaaattctaGCAATCAATACAAAGTTTCCTAGTTGAATTCCAGCtaaaaatttcagccaaaacaCAACTCAAAAGAGCTTGGAGATTTCGGCTACATTGAGATATTCTAGcatgaaaactttgtttttattatcctattttatttatttgatattaaacaattatttttaatttggatttgttCTATCccattagacattgtttagggatttatttcattattggacTTATGTTAGTTGATTCCTAGTTTAACTTTATTAGCTTGCAATCCAAAAAGGGTACATAAGAGTTATTTAGAGGAGactatataatgtttttagagCTACAAATTTCAGTAGCTTGGTGATAATAAATGagagtttctttcttttgattgtttgcaGGAAAACATCATTTCTTGCAGGGATAAAGATCGTACATccgacttatcaaagattactGGCTTTGTGACGTTATTCGTATACTTCGGGTTCTTAGTTACATGGTTATCTTTGGGTTCAGGTTTATTCTAATAATACCTTTGGTTCTTAGATACATGGTTACCTTTAGGTCAGAGTTCTATCAAATCTGGTTTTCAGCTTTCCGGGTTGTATTTCAACGTCACTGGGGGTTGCTTGACCACGTGATCAAGAGATCCACATCATAACCCAATCAGACCCAGCAAGAATTGTTTCCtttcatataattaatcaaaatgCCATGTCTGGACAAAATATTCGAATTTATATCAATGTGGGCGAACAAGTTGAGACACCACGGAGTATCAACAAAACAATACTTATAGCAAGGCTCATCTATTCAGAACAAGGATCATTACTGGATGAGTAATATGCCATGATCAAGAAAAATTTGACCGTGCAGTGCTAATTACTAAAACTATCCACAGGTCCTAGGGCAGTGCTAATTGCTAAAATTATCCACAGGTATTGAGGGGTTAACACCTAAAATAGGAGCTCAGTTATGCATATTAGTACAAAACACAATCCACCCAAAAGTAGTACAGAGACTAAACATTTGTTCCAATCTTTTGGATTGGAACAATTATAACGAGCTATAAAACTAAATACTCACATCACTAATGGAAGGCTGCTTTTCAGGGACGTGCTTGCTTCCTTCTAAGGAATCCAGAATGGGCCTCACCACAGCTGGAAGGAAGAGacctgaaattttgaaaaagtttaaAGAAAGCACTAgggatttttttccattttccaaAAACATTAAGCCTCCATCGAGTACAATAAAGTAGGATGTTGTCGTTGCATAAGGTCTCTCCAGTTTATAAGCAAGAACACCACATGGATCGGTAGAATATTTACAGTTACTGCAAATTTAGAATTTGGCAACTCAAGGAATATTCAGTCAGAACGTGATCATCTGCTACGCGAACCGTAAACATTCATTTACCGATTCAATTAAagtaaatattagaaaaaaagaattgaaaattgaaatgagaAACCCTAAGTCCCTAATACTGTTTTGGTACAGTTCACATTGGAAATCCCACCAACATGAAATTGATTGTTAAGCATTTTATTCACTAGTTAATCTTATCTAATCTTAACGAACCATAGtctcattaattaaaaattaattgaagacggaattgaaaaacaaattgacgaAGAAAACTTACCGATACCAGCAATCAGGCAAGAAGCAGCCACCACTGGCTCTTGCGCTACGAACATCCTCAACTTTTCCATCACCGgcatttttgtttctctctctccaaAATTCTGATGTAGTTGGGAGGATCTTTGAACTTTGAAGACGATGGGTACTCGCACGGATCCAGGTCCTCTCTTTAAAGCCAGATGGAGCCTCGAGTGTTCAGGCCGGGCCAGTGTGGGTCGGATAATTGAGTTGGTTGGACTTTTATATAAGGGCCATTGTCCTCTAAGCCTAGATCGTTAAAAacgatattaaaaaattatttttaaacaaaaaaattctcaaatttttaaGAAACATTATGCCGAACAGCTATAGGAAAAGGATTGTAGATATAAATGTGAAGCGGCTTAATTAAATTGCATTTGCAGAAGTTCTTAGCTGAGGGGTCAGGTacccatgaaaaaaacatttgaagcTCAGGTGATAACTCAATAATCCAACCACAATatttataatcttttatttgaatttggtAGGtccaaattgaattgatttctaACTAACCTAGGATTGAAGTTTAGCATGCACCCGAAATGACGTAAATTAACAAAGGGCTATTATCGGAAGATTACGACTACTGCATAAAAAGATAGTATTCATGCAGCCATTTATgcaattatgaattttattttatgcttcACCTTAAAACTACCCAAAAACAAATTGACGGgtacagaagaagaagaagaagaagaagaagaaagaggcaATTTTTAGCCCTAAACTTTCTACTTTCTACTCCCATAACCACACGTGACAGGCACCAAAACCAGAATTTTCAGTTTTCTCAAACTGAGAAAACATTAAAGCACACAACCACCAACTCATGAATCCATAAACAGAAGAGTCGGGACATGAATCCTGGCTGTTGTACAAGAGGCTTCCTGCTCTAGTTTTTAAGTTCTCCACCAAACCACCGCCTCACTTTTTAACCCACCATACCACCTTCTATAATAAcgcgtatttttaaaaaatatttttttattttaaaatatatttaaatattttttttaatttgtttttttattatttttaacatttatgcgtcaaatcttttataaaatattaaaaaaactattaatttgatattttttcaagctgCAAACACTTTCAAAACGCAACCAAAAAGGCTCCCATACACATTTTCTGACCACCACAACATTGgatggggagagagagagagagagagagagagagatagcaACACGAATACTAGATCGATACTAAAGTTCAATCAAATATACAGATGATCACCAAAAGATATGATTGATGAGATCTTCTGGACCCAGAACACAATCAACTCAAAATATACACACGAACAGCTCCACACATCAGGACATCggacaaagaacaaaaaaaaaaaaaatacatacatggAAACAAATGTTTCCTTGTAAATCAATTTTCACAAGGGGGGAATTTGGCTGATACTCTAGAAAGGCAGCACCCAACCAACTGTCCATCCCAGAAGCAACCCAGCACCAACAAGACTCAACCCTAATGCAAAAGCAACAGCATACTTGCCAACATCATGCTTTGGATGACTTTCCTTGCCTCGGTTACCCTTCGATGACTTTTGCCAGCTCTTGCACAGTTTCCTACCTTTTTGAGGAATCCATGGAAGAACTACAGGGAAGAGATTAGAAATTGGCTGGTCGCTGTTTTTCATCTGGTAGTAAAGGGTTTCGAGCTGCAGCAGTTGGAACCACTGCTTATAGGCAAAGAGTTGAGAGGCTTGTTTGAAGAAGAGTTTGACAATATGCTCCTTCTCAGCACATGCTTGCTTTGCTACCTGCTCAGCTTCCCTTGCACGTGTCTGAGAATGACGGAGTGCTTCCAGTAGTTGAGCCTTGCAAGGATCATTCTCAGAAATTTGTCCAATTTCTGCAGCTTCCTTAATAGTTGCTGCATAACTTCATTTCAGGTTGCAGGTAAGAAATTTGACCATCATGGATGAGTAGCATACATGCAAATAGAAGTATTGTATGTTAGTAAACTGCTACAATAGCCtttttttacaacataataGCAGAGAAGTAGTGCAGCAAAATAATAGGACAAGTGTAGAGATATTTGGCCAATAAATTGATGCATTTACATATCAGGCAAACTTATTCaagaacaaatataagaaatttgaACACCATGGATGAGTAGCATGACTttgacttcttcttttttaaatccaGATCCACATAATGTGAAGCAATGAGTTCATTGTCGCTTTATACTTAAGAATTCATTAGTTCATAGTATGcattggtctttatttttttttttttatcttgaccTTTGAAAAACCAACGAATCACACGCTAAGCATGGCATATTAAATAATCAATcggattttttatttactcaaccttttagaattagaattctttcattttttttggagGTAAGAAATTTGAACACCATGGATGAGTAGCAAACACGCAAATAGAAGTATTTACATGTTGATAAACAGCTATATTTGgctattaaattcttcttttttttacaaaataatagcAGAGGTAGTGCAGCAAAATAATAGGAGAAGTGTTCCAATATTCATCCAATAAATATCACCACAAGATATAAGCTCAGAGAAAACCTGGATGACTGATCAAAACCATGTTGTGTTTGAACAATAGATTGACACATTTATATATTGTACAGAACTAATGGAGAACAAATACCACCAGAAGACATGATCTAAGAAATACCTGCATGCCTTGTCAGAACCACTTAGTGATTGCCCTTCAG
Protein-coding sequences here:
- the LOC133691109 gene encoding uncharacterized protein At4g00950; translated protein: MASEAEDEPIFIPPRLLLMPKPHAHLQSPERSGTLTPPLQTSASVPFRWEEEPGKPWESTALVPRAINFPQKSLELPPRLLIDTNMTKLSSPTTVLEGPYMGKSSRFQSSSFRIIRSRECYGSFRSCSPEKGQLGTVVPSKRRVKEKGRFLGSWSWVRRGLKGKRESGGGSYVFPSSVDREPADHCVNEEEEMISSSDNVKMTRSGSLSAVSNARSQFWANVYEGLKQVVPWRSKELKKDHGLLI
- the LOC133691110 gene encoding uncharacterized protein LOC133691110; its protein translation is MPVMEKLRMFVAQEPVVAASCLIAGIGLFLPAVVRPILDSLEGSKHVPEKQPSISDVLAGMTGKRQG